The Fimbriimonas ginsengisoli Gsoil 348 genome window below encodes:
- a CDS encoding DUF3052 family protein, translating into MASVGYSGTPLAQKLGLKAGSRLITLNAPAEFWAWLEPIPAGVEEGEPADVIVLFVTRAEEILPLVEDAILRLVERGGLWLAWPKRSSKIPTDVTEDTLRDLILPLGLVDNKVCAVSEVWSGLRFVRRLPKANAKRPGTP; encoded by the coding sequence ATGGCAAGCGTCGGCTACTCGGGGACGCCGTTGGCGCAGAAACTTGGGTTAAAGGCGGGTAGCCGGCTTATCACCCTCAATGCTCCCGCTGAGTTCTGGGCCTGGCTTGAACCGATCCCCGCGGGCGTCGAGGAAGGAGAACCCGCAGATGTTATCGTTCTCTTCGTCACCCGAGCGGAGGAAATCTTGCCGCTCGTGGAAGACGCCATCCTACGACTCGTCGAACGGGGAGGCCTCTGGCTGGCCTGGCCCAAGCGATCGTCAAAGATTCCCACGGATGTGACCGAGGACACCCTTCGCGACCTCATTCTTCCGCTTGGCTTGGTCGACAACAAAGTATGCGCGGTCAGCGAAGTCTGGTCCGGACTGAGATTCGTGCGACGTTTGCCCAAGGCAAACGCAAAGAGACCCGGAACGCCTTAG
- a CDS encoding helix-turn-helix domain-containing protein, which translates to MTHRPVRLTKREIEVLSLIAQGCSSKEAADALYVSKRTVDFHLANIYDKLQVNNRVQAFRAATRLGLIPFEPTFGMMRGEA; encoded by the coding sequence ATGACGCACCGCCCGGTGCGACTGACGAAGCGCGAGATCGAGGTGCTTAGCCTCATCGCTCAAGGTTGCAGCAGCAAGGAAGCGGCCGACGCTCTGTACGTGTCGAAGCGAACCGTCGATTTTCACCTGGCAAATATCTACGACAAGCTTCAGGTGAACAACCGCGTCCAGGCATTCCGAGCCGCCACCCGCCTCGGTCTGATCCCGTTCGAGCCGACCTTCGGCATGATGCGCGGCGAAGCGTAG